From Pseudomonas poae, the proteins below share one genomic window:
- a CDS encoding neuraminidase-like domain-containing protein has translation MSHSLNQRLNESLRDAMLAYYLAHKIPPAQAGKINNADDLYEYWLLDVQVSQAVPTSPVACAIASLQQYITRIQLGLEPGYETQGMSPKQDQMWREQLHAYPLWSASQQLCYHPANYLDPTLRRDKTDSFQHLENDLSQYRLHADTVLTAVQSYLGRFEEMANIRTLNGYIDGNASELHTSTYYFVGKSTSEKAYYWRSMDLSKRSSSDAKKPSARAWSDWKKINLTLSDDTAEQSIRPVFMNNRLYLIWAECVKPEPVRNVATAETKDDEKDVLIEWFASHYVKFRLNFSYKKYDDSWSAPKACINQYCATEEVNASTATFLKAVTQTIAIADADTPNTLFLGVHAPVRTDPKQQGHFTGKFFQAIHLDQHFNITTVADGGSPERYKVLPGSKLSEDISRLLEVFDVSQREKVQSVITGEANNNNGYYSELLPANARQYFTYFGYRNPNNLQFKIAPYTQRTVTILHQQTPFSEKNKFWNFEEKQADIDDVIKGSPTFDSNTNKLIINSQLNKKFRQTYQVTLKKEGVTVTLKTEDSLDDPNAMQLELSEGSSITGTESELVNDFYALYFRNTLTHEEFPNFVHDKNKLLITPLAQATPTSTLSLKGKFVDKLAFVHLYTQAQIPMQVSLTRYGTYTAPQGNNAGSTLAQLHLQNTLKLENTKVSTANLRAYKHIIMSANFADYPLTDTIDANSNRILNFQNTAHDSLAGSSPELPATHSVTAHIPVPDEPAESIITLIHGVLTLETSTNGTKILGYALKAITLKVAAKSRGTALIQQRAPTITRLASKALGTAEFIDFSASTLVGAAPVAIRLNTCFAGKLVEAASIGLEQLYALSPKQWKEPPLIASEAADDIDFNGANGKYFWELFLYVPWLIAHRLNQEQQYVEAQAWLKYVFDPGRNATANSDRPAYWGFSELTRDTRGNGEVDSDPHQSALAAPVHFRKAVYQFYLDILLNRGDAAYRQLTADSLTQAKLWYTRAHQLLESRPTITRVEPWASITLEKLAKSQSKALRQLERQAEYINENRPINGNSLPFLTDTDDLCLPFNPDVVARWDKLESRLHNLRYNLDISGKPLRLPLYAPPLSPHRLLASQGKGALDQDGFGKLPPAPLSNYRFQVMLSHAKDATDTLIQFGNTMLSLNERKEQAELLELQQQQAWDLASVIVSQQQQALRIDEKNRETLDAGRQIIEGRAHYYERQLAEGVSSAEAQAGLLYLRSAGFEAAAAVAGAAAGVAMLAPNIVGMSVGGSRWEGPFHATQALAQGAATALRSSAADLDRTEQFNRRAQEWVYARDQAHFELAQIDVQKQAYAEQEQATRLQLRLAQTSLAQAWASYQLLTKRFSKARLYDWVNAQLGQFFYQAYDLCLSLCQAAEASWRYEMADFERTFINPGAWNNSYRGYLAGEALKLSLLSMNRDYLHHQVRDLEIVKTLSLRHRLSDCEVTSLGPPMRQISQTRGPGIKKTWSKKARSASS, from the coding sequence ATGTCTCACTCGCTCAATCAACGTCTCAATGAAAGCCTGCGTGATGCCATGCTGGCTTACTACCTGGCCCACAAAATACCCCCCGCGCAAGCCGGCAAAATCAACAACGCCGATGACCTCTACGAGTATTGGCTGCTCGATGTGCAAGTCAGCCAGGCAGTGCCCACCAGCCCTGTGGCCTGCGCAATTGCCAGCCTGCAGCAGTACATCACGCGCATCCAGCTGGGCCTGGAGCCCGGTTATGAAACACAGGGCATGAGCCCAAAGCAGGACCAGATGTGGCGCGAACAGCTGCACGCCTACCCGCTCTGGAGCGCCAGCCAGCAGTTGTGCTATCACCCGGCCAATTACCTGGACCCTACGCTGCGCCGCGACAAGACCGACAGTTTTCAGCACCTGGAAAACGACCTGAGCCAATACCGCCTGCACGCCGATACCGTACTCACCGCCGTGCAAAGCTACCTGGGTCGCTTTGAGGAAATGGCCAATATCCGCACCCTCAACGGCTACATTGATGGCAATGCCTCTGAGTTGCACACCAGCACTTATTACTTCGTCGGCAAATCCACGTCGGAGAAGGCCTATTACTGGCGGTCCATGGACCTGTCCAAACGCTCGTCCAGCGACGCCAAAAAGCCCTCGGCACGGGCCTGGTCGGATTGGAAGAAAATCAATCTGACCCTCTCCGACGACACGGCCGAGCAGAGCATTCGCCCGGTGTTCATGAATAACCGCCTGTATCTGATCTGGGCCGAATGCGTCAAACCCGAACCCGTGCGCAACGTTGCGACGGCAGAAACCAAGGACGACGAAAAAGACGTTCTGATCGAATGGTTCGCCAGCCACTACGTCAAGTTTCGTCTTAACTTTTCTTATAAAAAATACGACGACAGCTGGAGCGCCCCCAAGGCATGTATCAACCAATACTGCGCCACTGAAGAAGTCAACGCCTCGACCGCGACCTTTCTGAAAGCCGTCACCCAAACCATCGCAATTGCCGATGCCGATACGCCGAACACTTTGTTCCTGGGAGTACACGCCCCTGTGCGCACCGATCCGAAACAGCAGGGCCATTTCACCGGCAAGTTTTTCCAGGCGATCCATCTCGACCAGCATTTCAACATCACCACGGTCGCCGACGGTGGCAGCCCCGAGCGGTACAAGGTATTACCTGGAAGCAAACTGTCCGAAGACATCAGCCGTTTATTGGAAGTCTTCGACGTTAGTCAACGCGAAAAAGTACAGAGCGTCATCACCGGCGAGGCGAATAATAACAACGGTTATTACAGTGAATTGCTGCCTGCCAATGCGCGACAATACTTTACGTATTTTGGTTACAGAAACCCCAACAACCTGCAGTTCAAGATTGCGCCTTATACCCAGCGCACCGTCACAATCCTGCACCAGCAAACGCCGTTTTCAGAGAAAAACAAGTTCTGGAACTTTGAAGAAAAGCAAGCAGATATCGATGACGTGATCAAGGGCTCGCCGACATTCGACTCAAACACCAACAAGCTGATTATCAACTCCCAGCTCAACAAGAAGTTCCGCCAAACCTATCAGGTCACCTTGAAAAAGGAAGGTGTGACTGTCACGCTGAAAACCGAAGACTCGCTGGATGATCCAAATGCCATGCAGCTTGAACTGAGTGAAGGCTCAAGTATCACCGGCACCGAAAGCGAACTTGTAAATGATTTTTACGCGTTGTATTTCAGAAACACGCTGACGCACGAAGAGTTCCCAAACTTTGTACACGATAAAAACAAGTTATTGATTACCCCCCTCGCACAAGCAACGCCTACCAGCACCCTCTCTCTAAAAGGGAAGTTCGTCGATAAATTGGCCTTTGTGCACCTCTACACCCAGGCACAGATCCCAATGCAGGTATCCCTCACTCGCTACGGTACCTACACCGCGCCTCAGGGCAACAACGCAGGTAGCACACTGGCGCAGTTGCACCTGCAAAACACCCTCAAGCTGGAAAACACCAAAGTGAGCACGGCCAACCTGCGTGCCTACAAGCACATCATCATGAGTGCCAACTTCGCCGATTACCCACTCACCGACACCATTGACGCCAACTCCAACCGTATTCTCAACTTTCAGAACACCGCCCACGACAGCCTGGCCGGGTCGAGCCCAGAGTTGCCAGCAACGCACAGCGTCACGGCGCATATTCCGGTACCGGATGAGCCGGCGGAATCCATCATCACCCTGATCCACGGCGTGTTGACCCTCGAGACCAGCACAAACGGCACGAAGATCCTGGGCTATGCGCTCAAGGCGATCACCCTGAAAGTGGCGGCCAAAAGCCGGGGAACGGCACTTATCCAGCAACGTGCACCGACCATCACCCGGCTGGCGTCAAAGGCGCTGGGCACTGCAGAATTCATCGACTTCTCCGCCAGCACGCTGGTCGGCGCCGCCCCCGTGGCCATTCGCCTGAATACCTGCTTCGCCGGCAAGCTGGTAGAGGCTGCCAGTATCGGTCTTGAACAGTTGTACGCCTTGAGCCCCAAACAATGGAAAGAGCCGCCGCTGATCGCCAGTGAAGCCGCCGATGATATCGACTTCAACGGAGCCAACGGCAAGTACTTCTGGGAGTTATTCCTCTACGTGCCCTGGCTGATTGCCCATCGCCTGAATCAAGAACAACAGTATGTAGAGGCCCAGGCGTGGCTCAAATATGTCTTCGACCCCGGCCGCAATGCCACCGCCAACAGTGATCGCCCGGCCTATTGGGGGTTCAGCGAACTGACCCGGGACACCCGTGGCAATGGCGAAGTCGACAGTGACCCGCATCAGTCGGCACTGGCGGCCCCGGTGCACTTTCGTAAAGCGGTCTACCAGTTCTACCTCGATATCCTGCTCAATCGCGGCGACGCCGCTTACCGGCAACTCACCGCCGACAGCCTGACGCAAGCCAAGCTCTGGTACACCCGCGCCCATCAACTGCTGGAGTCACGGCCGACGATCACACGCGTGGAACCCTGGGCGAGCATCACCCTGGAAAAGCTCGCAAAGAGCCAATCCAAAGCCCTGCGACAGCTTGAGCGGCAAGCCGAGTACATCAATGAAAATCGCCCGATCAATGGTAATTCGCTGCCGTTTCTGACCGACACCGACGACCTCTGCCTACCCTTCAACCCGGACGTTGTCGCGCGCTGGGACAAGCTGGAAAGCCGTCTGCACAACTTGCGATACAACCTGGACATCAGCGGCAAACCGCTGCGTCTGCCGCTCTACGCGCCCCCGTTGTCGCCCCACCGGCTGCTGGCCAGCCAAGGCAAAGGCGCGCTGGACCAGGATGGCTTCGGTAAGTTGCCGCCTGCACCACTGAGCAACTATCGGTTCCAGGTGATGCTCAGCCACGCCAAAGACGCCACCGATACGCTGATTCAATTCGGCAACACGATGCTCAGCCTCAATGAGCGCAAGGAACAGGCTGAACTCCTGGAGCTACAACAACAGCAAGCCTGGGACCTGGCCAGCGTCATTGTGAGCCAACAGCAGCAGGCATTGCGCATTGACGAAAAGAACCGCGAAACACTCGATGCCGGCCGCCAGATCATCGAAGGCCGGGCCCACTACTACGAACGCCAACTGGCCGAAGGAGTCAGCAGCGCAGAAGCCCAGGCGGGCCTGCTTTACCTGCGCAGCGCAGGCTTCGAGGCGGCGGCCGCCGTGGCTGGCGCCGCGGCAGGGGTTGCGATGCTGGCGCCGAATATTGTCGGAATGTCAGTAGGCGGCTCGCGCTGGGAAGGCCCCTTCCATGCCACCCAAGCCTTGGCCCAAGGCGCCGCGACCGCCTTGCGCAGCAGCGCCGCCGACCTGGATCGCACCGAGCAATTCAACCGGCGGGCGCAAGAGTGGGTATATGCCCGGGACCAGGCGCACTTCGAATTGGCGCAGATCGACGTGCAGAAACAGGCCTACGCCGAACAGGAGCAAGCGACCCGCCTGCAATTGCGCCTGGCGCAGACGTCCCTGGCGCAGGCATGGGCCAGCTACCAGTTGCTGACCAAGCGCTTTTCCAAGGCGCGCCTCTATGATTGGGTCAATGCGCAGCTCGGCCAGTTTTTTTACCAGGCCTATGACCTGTGCCTGTCCCTGTGCCAAGCGGCCGAAGCCAGCTGGCGCTATGAGATGGCCGATTTCGAGCGCACGTTTATCAACCCCGGCGCCTGGAACAACAGTTATCGCGGCTACCTGGCAGGCGAGGCATTGAAGCTGTCGCTGCTCAGTATGAACAGGGACTACCTGCACCATCAGGTGCGCGACCTGGAGATCGTCAAGACGCTGTCCCTGCGTCATCGCCTCAGCGACTGTGAGGTCACAAGCCTGGGCCCCCCAATGCGACAGATCAGCCAGACCCGTGGGCCCGGCATAAAAAAAACCTGGTCGAAAAAGGCACGCTCAGCTTCAAGCTGA